TGCTCGCCTGCAGCCCCACCGGTACCCGCGCCAGCCCGGATGCAGAAATCGTGGTATTGCTGCACGGGCTCGGCCGCAACCAGCACGCCATGTGGTGGCTGGCGAACCAGCTGGAAGACGAAGGCTTTGACGTGGTGCGCATCGACTACAGTTCGTTCCGGCAAACGCCGGAGGCGATGCTGGCGTCGGTGAGCGCCGATATCAACGCCTGCTGCACCCAGGCACGCAGGGTACATTTTGTCGGGCACTCGCTCGGTGGCCTGATGATCCGCGCCCACCTGGCCCAGCATCCGCACCCCAATCTGGGCCGGGTGGTGACCATTGGCACGCCGCACCAAGGCACGGATTTTGTCGACAACTACCGGGACAGCTGGTGGATGCAGGCAGCGGGTGCCAGTGCGTTGGCACTCAGCACCGCGCCTGACAGCTTCCCCAATAGCCTGCCGGCGCCCGACTACCCCTTGGGTGGCATTGCCGGAGTGCGTACGGAGGGGGATGTGGACGATGGCATCTTCGGCCCGCACGATGGCTTAGTGCCGGCATGGTCGGCCCGGTTGCCGGCAATGCAGGACTTTGTGGTGCTTAAAAGCGGGCACGCGACCCTGCGTTATCACCCGGCGGTGGCGAGCCAGACAGTGCTTTTTTTGCGCACCGGACAATTCGACCACTCAACGGTGACAGGCTTCGAACACCTGAGCCAGGTTGAGTAATAGCGCTTCGTAACTGTCGGCCGCCTGACCCAAGGGATCGGCCATGACCAGCGGCAACCGCAGCTGGCGCGCAAGGCTTTCGCTGTTCTGATTGGCATACAGGCTCTCCGCCAGCAGGCACTCGGCCTCTGGCGCCAGCTTCTGCAGTGCATACAAATGCCGCGCACTGGGCTTCTGCTCGGGCGTGGAGCCCACCGCCGCCAGTTGCTGGCTGCCGAAGTGGCGATTCCAATGCCCGTAGGCATCGTGAAAACTGATGTACTTCGCCGGCTTTTCCAAGCGTGCCCGGATGGCCGCATCGGTCTGTGCCAAACGGTCCCTGAATGCCTGCCCCTGCTGCCGATAGTGGGCCGCCTGTGAAGGCCGCGCCGCCACCAGTGCCGCCTCTATGGCCGAGACCATCACCCGGGCATTGCCCGGATTCATCCACAGGTGCGGGTCCAGCCCATGCTGATGATCACCGTGATGCTGACTGCCCCCCACAGGCCACTCGATGCCGGCAATGCCCGCCATTTCCAGGGCCGCACCCGAACCCTCAAGCAGAGGCGCAAGCGCGGCTTCAAGGTCTGGCCCGATCCACAAAATCAGATCGGCATCCGCCAGCGCGCGGCGCTGGGACACCGACAAAGCAAAATGATGGGGCGACTGATTGGCAGGCAACAACTGGGTGATCTGGTCGCCTTCCGCCAACAGGGGTTGCACCAGCAAGGTCAAAGGCTGAATGGTGGTGACGAGGTTCACACCGGATTGCACGGGCAAACCAACAGAGAGAAGCAGAACCAATAAGCAAACGCGCAACATCACCGCACCGGGTCGTAAAAACGTTATATGATAACATAACGTTTTGCCCCCAGAAGACAGGATCATGCCCTCAACCTCCTTTGAGCCGCACAATCATCGCCAGTGTATCGACACGGCACTGGCGCGCGCGCGCGCGCTGGCCGGCGAACAGGGTTTCCGGCTCACTCGCCAGCGCGAACACGTGCTGCAATTAATCTGGGCCAACCATCAGCCGGTAGGCGCCTATCAGCTGATGGAACAACTGAGTCAGCACAACGGTAAAGCCGTGGCGCCGCCAACCGTCTACAGGGCCCTGGATTTTTTACTCGAGCACCGGCTCATCCATCGCATCAACAGCCTGAACGCGTTTGTGGGTTGCGACTGCCCGGGCGTGGCACACCCCGGCCAGTTCATGATTTGCCGGGCGTGCGGCAATGCCCACGAACTCAGCGGAGACGACCTCACCCGCGCACTCAACCAGCTCGCCGGCCAACAAGGCTTTGTTATCGATCAGATGGCGCTGGAACTCACCGGCCTGTGCGCCACCTGCCAGGAGCACGCTGCATGACCGCCCTGCTAAACGCTCAACATCTGGGCCTTCGCTTTGGCGATAAAACCGTGCTCGACGATGTGCAACTGACGCTCCAGCGCGGCAAGATCGTCACCCTGATCGGGCCCAATGGCGCCGGCAAAACCAGCCTGGTGCGCACCATTCTCGGACTACAAAAACCCACCAGCGGGCGCATAGAACGCGCGGCCGATCTGCGCATCGGCTACATGCCACAAAAGCTGCAGCTTGAGGCCAGCCTGCCATTAACCGCACAACGTTTTCTTGCGCTCGGCGGTGCCGGCGCCGCACAAATTGCCGAAGCGTCTGCGCTCACCGGCATCGGTCATCTGGCAGACAGCCCCATGCAGCAACTCTCTGGCGGTGAAGTGCAGCGGGTACTGCTGACCCGGGCACTCGCACGCGAGCCCAACCTGCTGGTGCTGGATGAACCGGTACAGGGCGTGGACATCAACGGCCAGCTGGCCTTGTACCAGCTCATCAACCGCATCCGGCACGAACGCGGCTGCGGCGTATTGATGGTCTCTCACGATTTACACCTGGTGATGGCAAACACCGACGAAGTGCTGTGCCTGAACCAGCACGTGTGCTGTCACGGCCACCCGGAAAGTGTGAGCAATCACCCCGCTTACCAAGAGCTGTTCGGCACCCGCGCGGCCGAAATGCTTGCGGTATACACCCACCACCACGACCACAAACACGACCTCCACGGCGATGTGGTGTGCAACCATTCGCACAAGGACTGACCATGCCTGAATTCATGATTACCGCGGCACTCGCCGGCCTGGGTGTGGCTGCCGTGG
This region of Simiduia agarivorans SA1 = DSM 21679 genomic DNA includes:
- a CDS encoding alpha/beta fold hydrolase, coding for MTRLIFLLASLSLLACSPTGTRASPDAEIVVLLHGLGRNQHAMWWLANQLEDEGFDVVRIDYSSFRQTPEAMLASVSADINACCTQARRVHFVGHSLGGLMIRAHLAQHPHPNLGRVVTIGTPHQGTDFVDNYRDSWWMQAAGASALALSTAPDSFPNSLPAPDYPLGGIAGVRTEGDVDDGIFGPHDGLVPAWSARLPAMQDFVVLKSGHATLRYHPAVASQTVLFLRTGQFDHSTVTGFEHLSQVE
- a CDS encoding metal ABC transporter substrate-binding protein, producing MLRVCLLVLLLSVGLPVQSGVNLVTTIQPLTLLVQPLLAEGDQITQLLPANQSPHHFALSVSQRRALADADLILWIGPDLEAALAPLLEGSGAALEMAGIAGIEWPVGGSQHHGDHQHGLDPHLWMNPGNARVMVSAIEAALVAARPSQAAHYRQQGQAFRDRLAQTDAAIRARLEKPAKYISFHDAYGHWNRHFGSQQLAAVGSTPEQKPSARHLYALQKLAPEAECLLAESLYANQNSESLARQLRLPLVMADPLGQAADSYEALLLNLAQVFEACHR
- a CDS encoding Fur family transcriptional regulator — protein: MPSTSFEPHNHRQCIDTALARARALAGEQGFRLTRQREHVLQLIWANHQPVGAYQLMEQLSQHNGKAVAPPTVYRALDFLLEHRLIHRINSLNAFVGCDCPGVAHPGQFMICRACGNAHELSGDDLTRALNQLAGQQGFVIDQMALELTGLCATCQEHAA
- the znuC gene encoding zinc ABC transporter ATP-binding protein ZnuC, whose protein sequence is MTALLNAQHLGLRFGDKTVLDDVQLTLQRGKIVTLIGPNGAGKTSLVRTILGLQKPTSGRIERAADLRIGYMPQKLQLEASLPLTAQRFLALGGAGAAQIAEASALTGIGHLADSPMQQLSGGEVQRVLLTRALAREPNLLVLDEPVQGVDINGQLALYQLINRIRHERGCGVLMVSHDLHLVMANTDEVLCLNQHVCCHGHPESVSNHPAYQELFGTRAAEMLAVYTHHHDHKHDLHGDVVCNHSHKD